In Aristaeella hokkaidonensis, the following are encoded in one genomic region:
- a CDS encoding SGNH/GDSL hydrolase family protein, with product MKVKTWAAILAVLVLLWTNTAWGETKQTMFEKEWYLQALKDSVMSTGNNARLKNVIARAQRGEVITLATIGGSITEGAGAGTYQDCWAARFHARFKKAYGAEDGSNVCFVNAGVGGTPSPFGYMRYEREIVNRVPAVDKDGLPDVVVIEFSVNDWQEPTRHRCFESMVKEILDAPNEPAVILLFAVFRNGFNLQDDLKKIGTNYDLMMVSIKDGFYAHIGKKLTPEGFFADEYHPTSLGHRIMTDCLMQAVEDAAGAETDEAPNLDVKPVYGTDFMGLKTIFGETETEEFVVERSGFPGSDSSSYRNGPVGQVCGKNFYHDVKDLMDPLTVKGVFRKCLVAWKATNSDIFGAADILIDGKKIMTVRGGEGKWGQSEVVLVLDEREAAEHTLEIRVTEEGKRFTVTAIGLQ from the coding sequence ATGAAAGTGAAGACATGGGCGGCAATACTGGCAGTACTGGTGCTGCTGTGGACCAATACCGCATGGGGAGAAACAAAGCAAACAATGTTTGAAAAGGAATGGTACCTCCAGGCGCTGAAGGATTCCGTCATGAGCACGGGAAACAACGCCAGGCTGAAGAATGTGATTGCCCGGGCGCAGCGGGGCGAGGTGATCACGCTGGCCACTATCGGCGGATCCATTACGGAAGGCGCGGGAGCCGGCACTTATCAGGACTGCTGGGCAGCCCGGTTTCATGCCAGGTTCAAAAAGGCATACGGGGCGGAGGACGGTTCCAATGTGTGCTTTGTCAACGCGGGCGTGGGCGGCACGCCTTCGCCCTTCGGCTATATGCGGTATGAGCGGGAGATTGTGAACCGGGTACCGGCCGTGGACAAGGATGGACTGCCGGATGTCGTGGTGATCGAGTTTTCCGTGAACGACTGGCAGGAGCCGACCAGGCACCGGTGCTTTGAATCCATGGTGAAAGAAATCCTGGACGCGCCGAACGAGCCGGCGGTGATCCTGCTGTTTGCGGTGTTCCGGAACGGATTCAACCTGCAGGATGACCTGAAGAAGATCGGAACAAACTACGACCTGATGATGGTTTCCATCAAGGACGGATTCTATGCCCACATCGGCAAGAAACTTACACCGGAGGGCTTCTTTGCCGACGAATACCATCCGACTTCCCTGGGACACCGGATCATGACGGACTGCCTGATGCAGGCGGTAGAGGACGCGGCTGGAGCGGAAACAGATGAAGCCCCGAACCTGGATGTGAAGCCGGTATACGGAACAGATTTCATGGGACTGAAGACAATTTTCGGAGAAACGGAAACGGAGGAGTTCGTTGTGGAACGCAGCGGCTTCCCGGGATCGGACTCCTCCAGCTACCGCAACGGGCCGGTCGGCCAGGTCTGCGGAAAAAACTTCTACCACGACGTGAAGGATCTGATGGATCCCCTGACGGTGAAAGGGGTTTTCCGGAAGTGCCTGGTGGCCTGGAAAGCGACAAACAGTGACATATTCGGCGCGGCGGATATCCTGATCGACGGAAAGAAAATCATGACGGTCAGGGGCGGCGAAGGTAAATGGGGCCAGAGCGAAGTGGTGCTGGTCCTGGATGAGCGTGAGGCCGCGGAACATACACTGGAAATCAGGGTAACGGAGGAAGGGAAGAGATTCACCGTTACGGCAATCGGACTGCAATAA
- a CDS encoding NUDIX hydrolase, with amino-acid sequence MEKENLTWEEVSTEHIVQDEWIDFRKSAYRSPDGRIFQPYYSFTRRNYVVIVASDEEGQFLCVRQFRHGIREVTTEFPAGAIEQKDGEDPAEAALRAAKRELREETGYESDHWRPLLTIPANATISDNYAWLFAAENCRKTSVQELDEMERINVLKHSAEEIDAMLAGGTFPQAVHALAWLLSKQQA; translated from the coding sequence ATGGAAAAAGAAAACCTTACCTGGGAGGAAGTCTCCACCGAGCATATCGTTCAGGATGAATGGATCGACTTCCGCAAATCCGCCTACCGTTCCCCAGACGGCCGGATTTTCCAGCCTTATTACAGCTTTACCCGCCGGAATTACGTTGTGATTGTCGCCTCCGATGAGGAAGGACAGTTCCTGTGCGTCCGCCAGTTCAGGCACGGCATCAGGGAGGTCACCACTGAATTCCCCGCCGGCGCCATTGAGCAGAAGGACGGAGAAGATCCCGCGGAAGCCGCCCTGCGTGCGGCCAAAAGAGAACTCCGGGAAGAGACCGGCTATGAATCCGATCACTGGCGCCCGCTGCTGACCATCCCTGCCAACGCAACCATCTCCGACAACTATGCCTGGCTTTTTGCCGCTGAAAACTGCCGGAAAACCTCCGTTCAGGAACTGGATGAGATGGAGCGGATCAATGTGCTGAAGCATTCCGCTGAAGAAATTGACGCCATGCTGGCCGGCGGCACCTTCCCGCAGGCCGTCCACGCGCTGGCCTGGCTGCTGTCAAAGCAACAGGCATAA
- a CDS encoding uracil-DNA glycosylase, which produces MPEITWELFDKQVAECRLCPLCQHILHKVPGQGDRQSPLMFIGEGPGQTEDEEGLAFVGAAGQLLTKMLEAIQLPRDRVYICNIVKCRPPHNRVPTPEEAEACRIHLRMQTWLIRPKVIVLLGSTAARNVLDPEIRITRERGKWTERKGVWMMPTYHPSALLRDPDKKKEAWEDMKSLRNKLIELGLYQDLYSGGEKEL; this is translated from the coding sequence ATGCCGGAGATCACCTGGGAACTGTTTGATAAGCAGGTGGCGGAATGCAGGCTCTGCCCCCTTTGCCAGCATATCCTGCACAAGGTTCCCGGACAGGGAGACCGGCAGTCGCCGCTGATGTTCATCGGCGAGGGTCCGGGACAGACAGAGGATGAGGAAGGCCTCGCCTTTGTCGGCGCGGCGGGACAGCTGCTGACGAAAATGCTGGAAGCGATCCAGCTGCCCCGGGACCGGGTATATATCTGCAATATTGTGAAATGCCGTCCGCCCCACAACCGGGTGCCGACGCCGGAGGAAGCGGAGGCCTGCCGGATCCACCTGCGGATGCAGACCTGGCTGATCCGGCCGAAGGTGATCGTGCTGCTGGGGAGTACCGCGGCCCGGAATGTGCTTGATCCGGAAATCCGTATTACCCGGGAACGGGGAAAGTGGACGGAACGGAAAGGCGTATGGATGATGCCGACCTACCATCCGTCGGCACTGCTCCGCGATCCCGACAAGAAGAAGGAAGCCTGGGAGGATATGAAAAGCCTCCGGAACAAACTGATCGAACTGGGATTGTACCAGGATCTTTATTCCGGAGGGGAAAAGGAACTTTGA
- a CDS encoding alpha-L-arabinofuranosidase C-terminal domain-containing protein encodes MMKASMTLHPDFKIGEISGRLFGAFLEPIGSMVNGSMYNPKHPTADEQGLRKDFYEALKETGLPAVRLPGGNFVSGWQWKDSIGPKEQRKTHLDMAWFQYIPNDVGHDEYLQWAEKAGTEAIYTVNLGTGTLQDAADCVEYTNFQGGTWWSDLRKKNGHAEPYKVKTWCLGNEMDGPWQIASWEKDPRGYGVLAHETSKAMKWVDPSIETIACVSSSPFLNHYPDWDLQVLEQCYAAVDYISLHHYHPAPPEMPQALLAGYQAFEDYIRTEIALCDFVKTKIRSPRKMMLALDEYGSMIRPKGEMHLGLAGRQNADMFGVFVPGRTYVRHDPDDWSTLRNPPRDHEMLQTLGMASTMLVMLHHADRIKIGCATGGLGALCATDREHVWKGAAHYPFTQMIRWAKGVSLQCEVSCDTYDVPGYAIDDMNQYGGFTGVQTIQAAAALKEEAGELTVFVINGDPAEEQELKLDVRGFEGWKLAEHIEMFAEDEHAANTWDHPDRILPRRNEDTRVEKGILTAVLKKESWNVFRFKSQA; translated from the coding sequence ATGATGAAAGCAAGCATGACACTCCATCCGGATTTTAAAATCGGGGAGATTTCCGGACGCCTGTTCGGCGCGTTCCTGGAACCTATCGGATCCATGGTGAACGGCAGTATGTATAACCCGAAGCATCCCACGGCGGATGAGCAGGGGCTGCGGAAGGATTTTTATGAAGCCTTGAAGGAAACCGGGCTGCCGGCGGTCCGCCTGCCGGGCGGCAACTTCGTCTCCGGCTGGCAGTGGAAGGATTCCATCGGCCCGAAGGAACAGCGGAAGACCCATCTGGATATGGCATGGTTCCAGTACATTCCGAATGACGTGGGCCATGACGAGTACCTGCAGTGGGCGGAGAAGGCCGGCACGGAAGCAATCTATACCGTGAACCTGGGAACGGGCACACTGCAGGATGCGGCGGACTGCGTGGAGTATACCAATTTCCAGGGCGGCACCTGGTGGTCTGACCTGCGAAAGAAAAACGGCCATGCGGAGCCTTACAAGGTGAAAACCTGGTGTCTGGGTAACGAGATGGACGGACCGTGGCAGATCGCGTCCTGGGAAAAGGACCCCCGGGGCTACGGCGTGCTGGCGCATGAAACCAGCAAAGCCATGAAATGGGTGGATCCCTCCATTGAGACCATTGCCTGTGTATCCAGTTCTCCCTTCCTGAATCATTATCCGGACTGGGACCTGCAGGTGCTGGAGCAGTGCTACGCTGCGGTGGACTACATTTCCCTGCATCATTACCATCCGGCGCCTCCGGAGATGCCGCAGGCGCTGCTGGCAGGATACCAGGCGTTTGAGGATTATATCCGTACGGAAATTGCCCTGTGTGATTTCGTGAAGACGAAGATCCGCTCCCCGCGGAAGATGATGCTGGCCCTGGACGAATACGGCAGCATGATCCGGCCGAAGGGAGAGATGCACCTTGGCCTGGCGGGACGGCAGAACGCGGACATGTTCGGCGTCTTTGTGCCCGGCAGGACCTATGTCCGGCATGATCCGGACGACTGGTCCACCCTCCGGAATCCGCCGAGGGACCATGAAATGCTCCAGACGCTGGGTATGGCCAGCACTATGCTGGTGATGCTGCACCACGCGGACCGGATCAAGATCGGCTGCGCCACCGGCGGCCTCGGCGCACTGTGCGCAACGGACCGGGAGCATGTATGGAAGGGTGCGGCCCATTATCCCTTTACCCAGATGATCCGCTGGGCGAAAGGCGTGTCTCTGCAGTGCGAGGTCAGCTGCGATACCTACGACGTACCGGGCTATGCCATTGACGACATGAACCAGTACGGCGGCTTTACCGGCGTACAGACGATACAGGCGGCTGCGGCACTGAAAGAGGAAGCCGGGGAACTGACCGTGTTTGTAATCAACGGCGATCCGGCGGAGGAACAGGAGCTGAAGCTGGACGTGCGCGGCTTTGAAGGCTGGAAGCTGGCGGAACACATTGAAATGTTCGCGGAGGATGAGCACGCGGCTAATACCTGGGATCACCCGGACCGGATCCTGCCCCGCAGGAATGAAGATACCCGGGTGGAAAAGGGAATTCTCACCGCAGTATTAAAGAAG
- a CDS encoding TetR/AcrR family transcriptional regulator, translating into MNDKFFSLPAEKQQAILNAGYRVFSRNSYKNSPMSEIAGAAGISKALLFHYFHNKKELYLYLWEKSAETTIEYLTRYGCYDKTDLFDAMELGTIAKLEIIRLYPDMSNFSIKAFYEKDPEVCSAIQESYHRHYNLKADKIRLNLEPDQFISGLDIPMMYREMYWAAEGYLWEMLQQGDIDIDQVEKDFRKLMAFWKNLYKRKE; encoded by the coding sequence ATGAACGATAAGTTCTTTTCCCTGCCTGCAGAAAAGCAGCAGGCAATCCTCAACGCGGGTTACCGGGTTTTCTCCCGGAATTCCTACAAGAACAGCCCCATGAGTGAAATCGCCGGGGCGGCGGGCATCAGCAAAGCCCTGCTGTTTCACTATTTTCACAACAAAAAGGAGCTGTACCTTTATCTCTGGGAGAAAAGCGCCGAGACAACCATCGAGTACCTGACCCGGTACGGCTGCTATGACAAAACGGATCTGTTCGATGCCATGGAGCTCGGAACCATCGCCAAGCTGGAAATCATCCGCCTCTATCCGGACATGAGCAATTTCAGCATCAAGGCGTTCTACGAAAAAGATCCGGAAGTCTGTTCCGCAATTCAGGAAAGCTACCACCGTCACTATAACCTGAAGGCCGATAAAATCCGGTTAAACCTGGAACCGGATCAGTTCATCTCCGGGCTGGACATTCCGATGATGTACCGGGAGATGTACTGGGCCGCGGAAGGCTATCTCTGGGAAATGCTGCAGCAGGGCGATATTGATATCGATCAAGTGGAGAAGGATTTCAGGAAGCTGATGGCCTTCTGGAAAAACCTGTATAAACGGAAAGAGTAA
- a CDS encoding ABC transporter permease subunit, whose amino-acid sequence MTLIRHELKQAWKALLIWTLSIGAFIVICLFMYPEMKSQMNSISSIFSSMGMFSSAFGLDTLDFGSLKGFYGIECGNILGIGGALFAALIGIAALAIEEKNGTAEFLLTHPLRRTEIITAKLIAVLIQILILNVAVWLMAVGSIAVIGEPVPWKEVTLLHTAYFLLQVELACVCFGISAFLWKGGIGIGLGLAIALYFMNIIGNLTSKADVLKYITPFGYADGSEIFNKGALDGCKLLIGLAVSVIGVALAYWKYNKKDIR is encoded by the coding sequence ATGACCCTGATCCGTCATGAATTGAAGCAGGCCTGGAAAGCGCTTCTGATCTGGACGCTGTCCATCGGCGCGTTTATCGTAATCTGCCTGTTTATGTACCCCGAAATGAAGAGCCAGATGAACAGCATCAGCTCCATCTTCTCCTCCATGGGCATGTTCTCCTCCGCCTTCGGGCTGGACACGCTGGACTTCGGCTCCCTGAAGGGCTTCTACGGTATTGAATGCGGCAACATCCTCGGCATCGGCGGCGCGCTGTTTGCCGCACTGATCGGCATTGCCGCCCTGGCGATCGAAGAGAAGAACGGCACCGCGGAATTCCTGCTGACGCATCCCCTGCGCCGCACTGAAATCATCACTGCCAAGCTCATCGCCGTCCTGATTCAGATCCTGATCCTGAACGTTGCCGTCTGGCTTATGGCTGTCGGTTCCATCGCCGTCATCGGCGAGCCTGTTCCGTGGAAAGAGGTTACACTGCTGCATACAGCCTACTTCCTGCTGCAGGTGGAACTGGCCTGTGTCTGCTTCGGCATCTCCGCCTTCCTGTGGAAGGGCGGTATCGGCATCGGGCTTGGACTGGCCATCGCCCTGTATTTCATGAATATCATCGGCAACCTGACCAGCAAGGCGGATGTGCTGAAGTACATTACTCCCTTCGGTTATGCCGACGGCTCGGAGATTTTCAACAAAGGCGCCCTGGACGGCTGCAAGCTGCTGATCGGCCTTGCGGTTTCCGTCATCGGCGTCGCCCTGGCCTACTGGAAATACAACAAAAAAGATATCCGGTAA
- a CDS encoding ABC transporter ATP-binding protein — translation MESKAIFAENLTKYYGKARGIDGLDLAVAPGEFFGFIGPNGAGKSTTIRTLLGLISPTAGKGQVLGMDIIKNKKAILERVGYLPSDTAFYNGMKVRDMLKLSADLRRKDCSAASAELCERLQLDRDRKVEDLSFGNRKKVGIVCALQHDPELLILDEPTGGLDPLMQHEFFSILQEHNRKGATVFLSSHILSEIQRYCSRAAVIREGKIIACDSVEKLAKTGARRVTLRGSLKPDALPEARDWKEADGAVSFLYNGDMNQLVRTLAAADIRELTVAEPDLEEIVLHFYEKGGDQA, via the coding sequence TTGGAAAGCAAAGCAATCTTCGCTGAAAACCTGACCAAGTACTACGGCAAAGCCCGGGGCATTGACGGCCTGGACCTGGCAGTTGCCCCCGGCGAGTTCTTCGGGTTTATCGGCCCCAACGGCGCCGGAAAATCCACTACCATCCGCACCCTGCTGGGGCTGATCTCACCGACCGCCGGCAAGGGACAGGTACTTGGCATGGATATCATCAAAAACAAAAAGGCCATTCTGGAGCGGGTCGGATACCTGCCCTCAGATACCGCCTTCTATAACGGCATGAAGGTCCGGGATATGCTGAAACTGTCCGCGGATCTGCGCCGGAAAGACTGCAGCGCCGCATCGGCGGAACTTTGTGAACGCTTGCAGCTGGATCGGGACAGGAAGGTGGAAGACCTGTCCTTCGGCAACCGGAAAAAAGTCGGCATCGTCTGCGCTCTGCAGCACGATCCGGAGCTGCTGATCCTGGACGAGCCTACCGGCGGCCTGGATCCCCTGATGCAGCACGAATTCTTCAGCATTCTCCAGGAGCATAACCGGAAGGGAGCCACCGTATTCCTTTCCAGCCATATCCTGTCTGAAATACAGCGTTACTGCAGCCGGGCGGCTGTTATCCGCGAGGGAAAGATTATCGCCTGCGACAGCGTGGAAAAGCTGGCCAAAACCGGTGCCCGCCGCGTTACCCTTCGGGGCAGCCTGAAACCGGACGCCCTGCCTGAAGCCCGGGACTGGAAGGAAGCGGACGGCGCAGTCAGCTTCCTCTACAACGGGGATATGAATCAGCTGGTCCGTACGCTGGCCGCCGCAGATATCCGCGAGCTGACTGTTGCGGAGCCGGATCTGGAAGAAATTGTCCTCCATTTTTATGAGAAAGGCGGTGACCAGGCATGA